A single window of Nicotiana tomentosiformis chromosome 1, ASM39032v3, whole genome shotgun sequence DNA harbors:
- the LOC104110044 gene encoding protein REVEILLE 3 has translation MVSVYPTPPAGQDFYYMGDPMKMGLPGLHSIQSGSNGASSHGNSNSGLVVPDDHNKKTRKPYTITKSRESWTEQEHDKFLEALQLFDRDWKKIEAFVGSKTVIQIRSHAQKYFLKVQKSGTSEHVPPPRPKRKAAHPYPQKAPKKVVSQVGSIQFQPPGALPEPGFGIGPDSLAVPGNTINFSPWTYDNVPAISTTHMRKDDAQLSSGGVVQNCSSSSNESMPRICTTKESNAQKESKKQMKVMPNFAQVYRFIGSVFDPSTRDHIQRLKKMDPIDVQTALMLMKNLSFNLLSPEFEDHRRFLSSYGLGAEKDKMDHPIKTDFRENAIRAV, from the exons ATGGTGTCTGTATATCCAACACCACCAGCGGGTCAAGATTTCTACTACATGGGGGATCCGATGAAAATGGGTCTTCCGGGTTTGCATTCGATACAATCTGGTTCTAATGGAGCGAGTAGTCATGGGAATTCGAATTCGGGTTTGGTGGTACCCGATGACCATAACAAGAAGACCCGAAAGCCCTATACAATTACCAAGTCTAGAGAGAGCTGGACTGAGCAGGAACATGACAAGTTTCTTGAAGCTCTTCAGCT CTTCGATCGTGATTGGAAAAAGATTGAAGCATTTGTTGGGTCGAAGACTGTTATCCAG ATCCGTAGCCATGCACAGAAATACTTTCTGAAGGTCCAGAAGAGTGGGACAAGTGAACATGTACCTCCCCCACGCCCAAAGAGAAAAGCAGCTCATCCTTATCCACAAAAAGCTCCAAAAAAGG TTGTGTCCCAAGTTGGCAGCATCCAATTTCAACCTCCAGGAGCTTTGCCTGAACCAGGATTTGGTATCGGGCCTGATTCTCTAGCAGTGCCTGGAAATACAATTAATTTCTCTCCCTGGACTTACGACAATGTGCCTGCTATCAGCACAACACACATGAGAAAAG ATGACGCACAATTATCCAGTGGAGGAGTCGTGCAAAATTGCAGCAGCAGCAGTAACGAGAGCATGCCTAGGATTTGTACGACTAAAGAGAGCAATGCCCAAAAGGAGAGCAAGAAGCAAATGAAAG TTATGCCAAACTTTGCACAAGTTTACAGGTTCATTGGCAGTGTCTTTGATCCAAGTACGAGGGACCACATACAGAGGCTAAAAAAGATGGACCCCATAGATGTTCAGACG GCACTGATGTTGATGAAGAATCTGTCCTTCAATTTATTAAGCCCTGAATTTGAGGATCAT AGGAGGTTTCTCTCATCGTATGGCTTGGGCGCTGAAAAAGATAAAATGGACCATCCTATAAAAACTGATTTTAGAGAGAATGCAATCCGAGCTGTCTAG